The genomic segment GTTTTTCTCCAAAAATTTGGAACAATTGCGTATCCACAACATTCGGAACGACGGTATAAATTCCTTTCATGCCTTTTGCTTTCATCGCATTTGCCAAATCTTCCGAAACCGGACAAACCCTTTCGGCATAAGCCGCACAGATTTTTGTGAAAAAATGAGATGTGTTTTTTTTGTATTGATTCTGATCTAAAAAGGATGTTGAATGTTCAGTTATAATATAGGGAATTTTGAAAAAAAATTTCCACAATAGCGCAATAATTCCTGCCGTATTGATGATATTTAGATGAATTAAATCCGGTTTACCGAAATGTTTTTTAATGATTTTATAGCCGATAAAATGTCCTTTTAAATAACGCTGTGCTTTTATAATGGTGGATAATCCAGGTAAAAAATTGTTTTTTTTGTAATAAACATTTACTGTAAAAACATTGTTTTTAGTTTCCTGAACCACGTCGTAAACTGAACTCATTTCCGAATCGGAGCGCACGTGAAGTGCGGCCACATTGGAGTAAAATGCAACGCATTCCGCATGTTTTTGCACAAAATTTCCCAATGCTGGAAACAATCGATTGGGATACCAACTGGAAAGAAATAAAATGGTGTGCTTTTTCTTCGTCAAAATAGAGGCTTCAAAAAATTATTTTTTCAAAAGCGAAATTAGCATACATTTGTTGTCGCAAGTAAAAATGCAGAAAAAATGTATCGCAAAAATATTTTTTTGATTTCTATACTTTCTTCTTTGAAGACTATTTCCTTTTCTCCCAAAGGAAAATTGCCCTTTTGGGTATAATTCTATTTTCTTGCTACGCGCAGCTTTCCGAA from the Bacteroidia bacterium genome contains:
- a CDS encoding glycosyltransferase family 4 protein — its product is MTKKKHTILFLSSWYPNRLFPALGNFVQKHAECVAFYSNVAALHVRSDSEMSSVYDVVQETKNNVFTVNVYYKKNNFLPGLSTIIKAQRYLKGHFIGYKIIKKHFGKPDLIHLNIINTAGIIALLWKFFFKIPYIITEHSTSFLDQNQYKKNTSHFFTKICAAYAERVCPVSEDLANAMKAKGMKGIYTVVPNVVDTQLFQIFGEKQNIKFQFIHISTLKEEQKNISGIIRTVAKLSLQRSDFELHIVHENENALEAKSLSKKFKILDEKIFFEGPKSTSGVAEILSKSDCLLLFSNYENLPCVIVESMACGIPVISTNVGGISEHVNASNGILIEPKDEEKLLNEMNEMMEKSKKYSAVKIRKYAIENFSYEAVGKKFQEIYQQIKPL